The DNA segment CCCTGGGAAATTCTTTTATCCCGCACTTTGCAGTCAAAGGTCCTGTTCATAGAGGCCAGGCTCGAATCTACCAAGGAATATCACGCCATCATATACGCTTGTAATGCTCAAGAACTCAGTATTCGTTTCTAGTCTGGCGTGGCCAGTTGCTGAGACAGAGACCTAGCTAATAGTTATCTAATGAGTGTAGTTAcattctcttctttcttcatcCTTCTCCAGAGTTGACCATATcagtttcttttttttttcttttttttgtgtgtttCTTTTTCAAAGTAGACCATATCAGTTCCTTCCTTGTGGCGCGCCCATGAGAGATTGAAACACCCCCAGACTCTCCTCAGCGAGACAGTTTGAGATCATCAACCTTAAAAGGTGTGCAGGTAGTGACCGACAAAGCTCTTGCCGATGCTGGTAACCTGAGAGGCGAGCTCGCCGGCGCCGAACGAGTTGGCCAGCGTCTTGGCCCACTCGGCGGCATGGCCCTGCACGGTTGCGACGATGAAGCGGTGCTGGTAGAGcttgttgtccttgtcgtGGAGGACGAGCCAGCGGTTCTCGCCTTGGGCGTTCTTTTGGCCGTATTGGAATCTGtcgttgatggggaggatgaaatTGTCTGGATCGGGGGATAAGGGGGTTAgtatgggatgggatgggggggttgggggttgggttgggacaAGAGGGGGTAAGGGGGGAGAAGCGCACCGCCTTCTTTTTTGGCATCGGGGAGCTTGCTCAGGTGAGTGGGGCTGGACTCGTCCTTGTAGAAGGTGTCTTGGATGTAGAGGAGGACGTCGGCTTGGTTTTGGGTGATGTTTTTGGCTTTGACGATGTAGTAGTTGGCTTTCTTGGTGCGGAGGGATTGGGACCAGGTGATTTCTTGGAGGGCAGAGTCCGCGTCGGGGGTGTAGGCcgggatggagagggtgttgccTGCTTCGGGGGTGGACAttttgattttggggggggtgggttgtgtTTGGGTgattggtgtggtggttgaagttATATGGGAAAtgtgtgtttgttgtttttggtgaaGAGAAGGGAGTGGACTGTGGAGGGAGGATGGAAGGTCTTATATGGTTTTTTCCAGCTTGGGCTGCTTTCTAGTCGGATCCCGTCTTTGGAATTCATCATTTGCCTTTCGTGCTTGGGGCTCTTGAATGTGCTAGCCACGAGCTCGTTACCCAGTTTGGCCCTGTTGTCGAGTTTGatcgcatcatcatcatcatcaccatgaggaggagcacaACTGGCAATCGAATCACACATCTAGACCCAATAGTGTTGTGGATATTTCATATTGGCTATCCCAAAACCGACAATTTTCTCCATCATTCAGCTTCTTTCCTTGCGTTGAGGCGCATGCCACAGTTCGATTTGGATCCCTCGCTTGAGGCCAGATCGAGTCCCGACTTCCCGCTGCCAAAGTCCAGAATGTGATATTTCACGCTTGCAGCACTGTTTCCGAGCGGTGCCTGAAAACTTGTTTTCATCCTCGTGGTGATGCGTTGGTGCCAGCTCGCTCTCTAACGCCAAAACTAATACTCTTTCGGCATTGAAAAGGTGTTGGCGCTCGGGGAATGCGTCATTGCATCGGAATTGGAAATCTGGATGTCGGTGATCGAGACCCAAGCCACGTGCCCCGCTTGGAGTTTAGATCGACGTGTGGTCTTCAAGACAGGAAAGGCGCTGCGAGTGGAGGCTGGCTGGGAATTGCTTTTTTAGCATATTTGATCCCGGGAAAGAGTAGGTTCTTTGATGATATCACGATGTATTGCAGATGGTGATAGCATCATTGCAGATTGCTGAAAGCAAATCTCCTGTTGCCTTATCTGGAGCTGCTGATCCATGCTGCCATTGTCACACCGCCAATTCTGTTGAGTCCGTGATGATCTCGATTGTTTAGTAGCACGGTTTGCGCGATCGGGCCAGAACGTCCGTGAATAAAAGATGGCCGGAGAAGGCTTGAGAAAGGAGAGCTGAAGCGGCAGCAGGGGAAGATTGTGATGGAGAGAGATGCCGAGATACCCGgcgttggcggcgggggttTTGGTCGCTCTGCACGGTGAAAGATGACGATGGCCACATCGATAATGTGGCAAGTTGAGGTTTACGCAGAGATCGCAGCTGATCGCTTTGGAACTACTGACATATTGAGAATCCTGCTCCGGGCGCTGTCCTCGATGTCAGCGCTGTGATATCGCCCGAAGGCCTAGAACAACCGGGACATgggaagaagccgaggatAGAGATAGGAGAGGCCAAGAGAAATTGAGACTGCGAGACTGCGAGGTTTTGCCGGGGGAGAGGACCCGAACCAGATGCCTGTTATGTGGAAGTATAGAATGATTCGTATTTCCAATGTTCTTCAAAGCAAACTCCTCTTCTACAAGGCAAGATAACGGGCCAGTCGATTTTCACAATGTCTGGCAATCCATCCGACTCCAAGGGCCAAGTCTCTTCTGGCTCAGAGCCCCAGTTCACAAGGCAGAAACGCATGAAGTTCGAAAATGGCCAACTCGTAGAATACTGGATCGATGTCCCCGTCGAGAAACCGAAACCTGGTGAGTACATTTCAGGTTTTTTAGTAGTTTGACTTTCACAGCGATGAATAATCACTAATCTTTTGCGCACAGTCGAGAAGCCGAAAGGCCCGATGGAGCTCTTCAAGGAATTCAAGTTCGACGAGGACATCTCGCTCGGCTCCATCTTTCCCAGTCTAAACGGGACCGACTTCGATGCCCTCACCATGAAGAACACGTCTATGATCTGGCTTGGCCGGGATGCCTCAGCGCTCAAGAAAGCTGGGCTGTGGTTTGAGACGGATGTTGAGTTCCGTGGCTTGTTGCAACCCATTCACGACGTCCTCCGTGATGTCTTCGCTCAAGAACAGCCCGGCCTGCATCTCTCAGCACACCTGGGCATCCAACAGGATTACAGCGACGATCTCATTGCAACTGGCTTCACCTTCAAAGGGAGTATCAACGGCATCAACCGTGGCTTTGGCGAGTTTCTCACTTTCCGCAACGCTGGTGTCGAGCTCAACGTTGTCCCGAGTAAAGGTGTTGATCTTGAGACCATGTGGGGGTTCTTTGGCACGCTGCACCTGGCCATCCCCAACTCGGTGGTGCCCCTTGTTCTGGAGTACAAGCTTCAGCCCAAGGCAGATTCTCTGGATATAGCTATGAACTTTGGCGGAAGTGAGAAGTGGGAGAGTGTCTTTGGCGTCTCAGGTCTTGATGCGAgtgttcttcttgtccacCTCGGCAACCCACCACTGACAGAATGCTGTTTTAGCTCGACAAAGTCACCTTTGGGACTTCAATCATCAAGTCGGACGTTGGGAGGACCTTGGAGTTCTCTATTCTGTCAACCTGGAATCTCggtggcgttgttgttgagctgAGTGGCCACGTCAAGAAATGTTTGTATCCCTTGCCTCTTCGCCTATTTCACCTCGTTGATAGCCAACCAAGAACTGAGCAACGCTAACCCAACTGATCAGCCGGCTCGCTCCTCCGCGGATACATCAAGACGCTGACAATGGATGACATCCGCCGGCTTTTCAACACCATGACGGgctccaacctcgacccTGTGGAGCAGGATGTCCGCTTTAGCGAACTGACCGTCGAGATATCTCAAGGGCGGCTGGTGTTGTACGGCGAGGTCTGGGTTGACTCATACAAGGTCGCAGCCGCTGAGGTTCTCATTTCGGTCGACGGTGTCATGATATCCGGTGCTGTTGACGACCTTCACATTGGTGAAGATGTTTGCATCAAGCAAGCCGGCTTGGAGTTGATCATTGGTAATGTGAACCCGCCcaaacctccttctcaagacCACGcggaaaaaggaaaggaggcCACAGGGGGAACTCAACTGCCGCCTTCCAGCATGAAAGGAGTTCCGGGACAATCACCAGCTCAGAAAAAAGGAACCCCTGTTGCAGCCGTAATCCGCGGCGATGTCGAGGTCCATACTGGCGAcgccaacctcaacttcAAAGTCGCAGCCGCTATTACAAAGTCTGCTGACGGCCCACTCAACTATTTCGTGTACGGCCGGCTTGACTGTGAGAACGTCAGTATCGGCAAGATGCTGGGGGGTGCCATGGGAGATGACCACCCTATGGATCTGCAGCTTGACTGCGTGACACTGGTGGCGGCGAGTAAGGACATTTCTAACGATTACGGCCTGAATACGGCGCGGTTCCCGATCAAGGAAGGTGAAAATTTCCCCCGTCCTCGGTCACATACTCTGGGTCAATAACAGCTGACAGCGGGCGTGGATGCCCACAATAGGAATCTTCCTTTGCGCTGAACTAAAGTCGGTTCCGTTTGTTGGTGACTTGTGCAAGGGCACATCGCCAGAGGACAGGTACATCCTCCGTGCTGGATATTCCAAGAAGGGCGGTCTCAGCGTCGGTATCATCTTGCCTGAGAGCATTCGAGTAGGTCAAACACGTGTGAAGTCTTCCACTCACCTGACTGACCATACTTCCAGATCGAGCTATCTCCCACCGTGGTGTCCGGGCCATTGACACTCATCATTGAAACTCAGCCCGAGTTGCGTGTACTCTTCCAAGCTACACTTTGGGTCACCCCCGAAGGCGAGGAGAAGCCTCTCCAGCTCGACCTTGGCGTGGCGGCCAACAACCTGCAGGCCGCAGCTTATGCGTGAGTCCCCCATATCAAACTAGAACCCTTGGCTCTCCTGCTGACCTGTGAATAGCCAGATGTCTGGCTGGTGGAAGAACCCCTTGGGTTTGAGTCCTAGGCTCAAGATTGGTACGCGAATAGCTCATAGTGATAGCGCCGTGGTTTCAAATTGCTGACATCTCACTAGGTCCCCGCCTAACCCTGGAAGTCGAGATTGTTTACGAACAGTTCCTCGCCACAGGAACACCATCCGGCATGGGCTTCGAAggcggcttcgtcgtcgacgagGTGGACGCCTACGCGCTCGCCATCAATCTCGGAACCAACCCCAAGGAGACGCTAGTCAAGCTTCAAGCAACCCGCTTCGAATCCAGCCAAgtcatcaacctcgtcaaCGCGGCAGCAGACCTAGACATCGACAAGCCCGACCGCGAGATCATTCGTTTCCAGGACGTCAACGTCTACGCCAGTCCGCTCGGCTGCATCATCGGCACACAGGTTTACCCCCCTGGCTTCGTCGTGCAGGGCAAAGCCTTCATTCTTGACAAAAAGGTCGAGATTGACTGCCGAATCGGTAGTGAAggcctcaagctcaaggggGAAATCGAAGGCTTCACCCTTGGTCCTCTTGTAATCCGGGGCGGGAAGCGCGCTGATGGCACTCAGGGAGAAAATGCCTTCATTGACTTTGAGATCACCAAAGAGCGGCAGTGTTTTGAGCTCAGTGGGAGCGTGGCGCTCTGGGATCTTGAGGCTGGTGTGTTTGTCAAGGCACAGATCATGCCTGATCCGGAGCTTGAGTTCAATTTTGAACTGGCGTGGAGTGATCTCATCAAGTTTCAGGTCGatggcaagctcatcaagcCTGAGCCTGCTGAcagggagttggagaagggcGGTGCTAGTGCCAATACCGGCGCTTTGGCAAACCTTGAAGATGCCGATTTCCAACTCCATGCTTTGATGGAGCAGCGGATCCTGACAGAGATCTCGGAAGCGATGCAGAAGTGGTTTGCAAGTGCTCAAGCGTCGGTTGACCAAGGTATTGAGGAGGCCAAACGCAAGGTGGACGAGGCAAAGCTTGAATTTGAGCGTAAATGCGAGGAGGCCAAGCAAGAGGTGAAAAGAACGCAGGCCAAGTTTGACGCTGCCATGGAGGCGGCCCAGGCTGATCTGCGAGCGGAAGAGGAAAAGTGCCGCCGGGAGCAGGTTGAGAACGAGCAGTACAtcctggaggaagagaagcgTGCCGATGAGCACATTCGCCAAGCTGTTGCTGtcttggaggggaagaaacGGGATTTCCAGGATGACATGGACGGCAAGAAGCGTGATCTTGCCCAGAAACGGCgcgatggcgaggaagccATCAATGGTAAGATTCGTGATCTCCAGGGATCGCGGGAGAAGCTCCAGAGGGATTTCGGCAACGCTATTCAGGCGTTGGAGAGTGCCAGGGCACGAGTGAATGAGGAAGAGTGTAAGTGGTCCTCGCCCCAGGGCATGTCGTGAACACTTTCTCACTTTCCATCTAGGGCGCGTCGATCGAGCAAGACGGGACTATGACGATGCTGTTGACGACCTTGATGACGCAGCATGGTACGAGAAGCCATTCAAGGTAGGGAGACTACTTCTGCATTTTGTTTAACTTGTACATACGCTGACGTGCAAACGAAATCCAGGCTTTCCGTGTCGGAGTCCTCGGAGCTGAGCTGGCTGTCATGAAGATGGCTCTTGGTGCGGCGAATCTCATTCTTGATGGTGCAAGATTCATCGTCGAAGGCGTCGCCTACAACATTGCACTCGGGGCTGTTAACCTGGCCGAGGGTGCTCTCCGTGCCGCCCGCGTCATGTGGGACGGCATCATTGCCGCCGCTCAAGTCGCTGTTGACGGTGTCGTGGCTATCCATGCTGCCGGAATAGAGATAGCAAAAGGGGCTGTCGTCATGGCAGAAAAGACTGCTTTGGGGATCAAGCAAGCTGCAGCAGCGACAAAGGGTGTTCTTTTGGCAGTTCAGGAAAAGATTTTGGAGGCTGCTCGAGCTGTGGTCAAGGGAGTGGCTGAGGGGATACACTTCATTGCTTTCCAGACAGCACTCGCGGCGCTCGACTTTGCACAGAAGAATACCACATGGGTCGACATTGCAAAGGCAGGCCTCGACGCTGCCAAAGCGGTGGCAGCAGCTGTTCTTGCAGCTGGCAAGTGGCTCGCCCAGCGGCTGGCTGACACGCTCAATATCGAATTGGTCGAGCTGACTGGGTCTCTCAAGACCATCACCAAAGGTGGACCTTTTACCATCCGGGTTAAGGGTTTCATTCTGGGCGAGGCCTTTGACTTCCGGGCGACATGGAGCCCGCGGGATGTCCTGGGGTTCGTTGTTGGGCTCTGTAAGGAGCTGTGGGACAGGTTCATGGAGAATGTGTTGGAGTTGTTTGAGGCGAGCAAGTAACGAGACAGTGGGAGGGTGGTAGCTTGCAAGATCAGGTAACTTAGATTAGTATCAGATTCCCTATGGACACGGAATTGATTTGTTTTCAGGGCAATCGGAcccgtcttcctcttgaAATATCATTACATGTCCTCAAAGCCCTGGAGAGCCCCCATAGGTACCCTCCACAATTATAAACCACAATGAATCGTACAATGCTATCcaaccctcccttcccccaaccAAATTCCCAAaccaagacaaaagaaacagCCTCAAAGAAATCACCTCTCATGCCCCTGCCCCATAACCTCCCCACTAACAACCTtatccaacaccccccccccaccagcagcaaacaTTCCCTGCCCTCCTTCCACCGCCGTCAGTGGCGACACTTGCTCTGCCCTAGGCATAGTCCTATTCATAGTTCCCGCCCCCATAGGCGTAACAGGCACAGCCCCGACATTCCCAATAGTCATACTATCCGCCCCCACCGTCCCCATCGTTCCAACCCCTTGTTCATCCTGCTCATACCCCGGCAGTTCCtgctcccccatctccctcaccccaatcccaaccccgaTCTTCCTCCCTTTTtgatcaccacccccctccgaAGCAGGGAGTTCATACCTCCCCGGAGTGGGCGTCTCCCCCCGAAAGTAAtacctcaacctcgaccccgcCCTACTCCTCGCGTCCATCTCCTTTGGACTGGGCGGGACTTCGTCATTATTGAGATGGTGGTTAGCATTAATATTAGCCCAAGCAGCAATTGCAGCAGCGACATTTGTCCCCGTCGGTGGCCATGCAGCAGCGGAGGCAGAGGCAGGGTTGTGGTTAGGGAAGTCACCGTCTTCAGAAGGGGGGCCAACGTTGGTGTCGACTCGGCCGAAGGAGTCCCTTTTTTCGTGGGAGCGGTACCCCCCgcggatggtggtgcgggAGGGGGCGCGGAGGTGCCAGCCTGTGGTTAGGGTTGAGGGGTCATAGCGGTGTttggattgggaggggggttgggaggagcGGGGTGAACGggggtgggcgaggaggtaggttaggacgaggaggagggcgaagaTGGGGATGCCGATTCCGAGGCCGATGCCGAGGCCTATTTTGAGGGTTTCtgacgaggtggaggtggtgtcggagggggaggatgatgaggggaggaggagggcgccggggcggatggggaagggggagctggatgatgatgatgaacagCATGTGGCTGCTtcggagggggtgttgcCGCAGCAGAACTggaggccggaggaggagttgagggttGAGGGGCAGGGGATTAGGGGTAttgatgggaggaggttgtttcCTGTGGTGATGTTAGTGAGATTGTGCTAGTAGTTGGACagagggtgggaggggtcaCGTTTTTCTGGTTGGCAGAGCCGGTTGCATGATGAGTCGTTCCAGTCTTTATCTGTGCAGCCTTGCTGTGTCatgaggttgttggcttGTGGGCTCATACATAGTCCGTTGGATAAGCAGTAGTCGTTCTTGTTGCAGCAGTGGGTTGTCGTTTTCGTATCTGGTGTTGATCCTGACCCATAACACGGCACTTGGTTCGTGTCTTTGTTCCCCCACGTGTCGTAGCATGTTGGTTCCTGCGCTCGCACTCCATCAATGCGGCCGCTGACCAGCAGCAGGGCTAGCGTATTGGCCAGCCATATCGGTTTATGCGATGACattttggttgtttttgttgtcaTCGACGTGCTGGTTGCTGGTCACAGTCGATTCCAGTCGTCTCATGTAGATCcaccttttttcttcccttgCAGTCGAGTATTCAAAAGTCAGCAactcaaaaacaaaacaaaaaatgaAAAATAGAAAAGTCAATCGCGGTGGGAATACAGAGATTGAAATGAGTTATTTACGGAAGGATTTCTGGGGTGGGCGAagggtggcggcggagaggattCCAACGGCGCAGTCATCGTACTGGCCAGTGCACACAGACACCAAGTTGTGAGGGCTAAAGTGTGGGTGTTTCAATGTTTCAATGTTGTGCAAGATGTGTTTTGTTGCGGCACGGCTACTCTACAGGGACAAGAATGCCACGAGAAAATCAGGAAACCCTTGCAGTGGCCAATCTGCAAGTCTAATCGCAATCCACGGCCAGAACCAACAAGGATCGTTATTAAAAAGAGGTTACTATGTTTGCCTTATTCCGCTCAAGGGTACCTAGGTAATCATGTAATCGACCCCAAAGACCCTCGAGAGGAAAAGGTGGTATAGGGGGAAGTGATCGTCTCTTGTGCCACCTTACACACGCAACACCTGAGCACTTCACCTCGAATCATGTCCACTTCGTGCAGAAACCCAGACACTCCGAGCTGTTGGCCCCAAGAGCTTTCGCCTCCGTGGCACGGAATCTCAGCTCTGAAAGCCGGGCAGGCTGCCGTTTAGACTCGTCCGTGTCTCCGGAAGAACATGACATCGGAGTTAACCAGGGTTTGAGGCAAATCAGTAAGAAGCTTAATTGATGGCATATGATGGTCGGAGTAATCTCCACAACCCAGGTGAAAAGAGCCATATTTAGGAGCAACCAGATCAGCCGAATGAGCTTGTCCGCCAATATTCCACACCTTTACCCCTGCGATGGTCTGCTGTGCCGCCCACAACAGCACGCGAGCCTGTGCATCGCCGCCGCGTACCTGCAGGAAACAAAATGTGCACT comes from the Podospora pseudocomata strain CBS 415.72m chromosome 5, whole genome shotgun sequence genome and includes:
- a CDS encoding hypothetical protein (EggNog:ENOG503P6XZ) yields the protein MSTPEAGNTLSIPAYTPDADSALQEITWSQSLRTKKANYYIVKAKNITQNQADVLLYIQDTFYKDESSPTHLSKLPDAKKEGDNFILPINDRFQYGQKNAQGENRWLVLHDKDNKLYQHRFIVATVQGHAAEWAKTLANSFGAGELASQVTSIGKSFVGHYLHTF
- a CDS encoding hypothetical protein (COG:S; EggNog:ENOG503P7DP), translating into MTTKTTKMSSHKPIWLANTLALLLVSGRIDGVRAQEPTCYDTWGNKDTNQVPCYGSGSTPDTKTTTHCCNKNDYCLSNGLCMSPQANNLMTQQGCTDKDWNDSSCNRLCQPEKRNNLLPSIPLIPCPSTLNSSSGLQFCCGNTPSEAATCCSSSSSSSPFPIRPGALLLPSSSSPSDTTSTSSETLKIGLGIGLGIGIPIFALLLVLTYLLAHPRSPRSSQPPSQSKHRYDPSTLTTGWHLRAPSRTTIRGGYRSHEKRDSFGRVDTNVGPPSEDGDFPNHNPASASAAAWPPTGTNVAAAIAAWANINANHHLNNDEVPPSPKEMDARSRAGSRLRYYFRGETPTPGRYELPASEGGGDQKGRKIGVGIGVREMGEQELPGYEQDEQGVGTMGTVGADSMTIGNVGAVPVTPMGAGTMNRTMPRAEQVSPLTAVEGGQGMFAAGGGGVLDKVVSGEVMGQGHER
- a CDS encoding hypothetical protein (EggNog:ENOG503PA24); the protein is MSGNPSDSKGQVSSGSEPQFTRQKRMKFENGQLVEYWIDVPVEKPKPVEKPKGPMELFKEFKFDEDISLGSIFPSLNGTDFDALTMKNTSMIWLGRDASALKKAGLWFETDVEFRGLLQPIHDVLRDVFAQEQPGLHLSAHLGIQQDYSDDLIATGFTFKGSINGINRGFGEFLTFRNAGVELNVVPSKGVDLETMWGFFGTLHLAIPNSVVPLVLEYKLQPKADSLDIAMNFGGSEKWESVFGVSGLDLDKVTFGTSIIKSDVGRTLEFSILSTWNLGGVVVELSGHVKKSGSLLRGYIKTLTMDDIRRLFNTMTGSNLDPVEQDVRFSELTVEISQGRLVLYGEVWVDSYKVAAAEVLISVDGVMISGAVDDLHIGEDVCIKQAGLELIIGNVNPPKPPSQDHAEKGKEATGGTQLPPSSMKGVPGQSPAQKKGTPVAAVIRGDVEVHTGDANLNFKVAAAITKSADGPLNYFVYGRLDCENVSIGKMLGGAMGDDHPMDLQLDCVTLVAASKDISNDYGLNTARFPIKEGIFLCAELKSVPFVGDLCKGTSPEDRYILRAGYSKKGGLSVGIILPESIRIELSPTVVSGPLTLIIETQPELRVLFQATLWVTPEGEEKPLQLDLGVAANNLQAAAYAQMSGWWKNPLGLSPRLKIGPRLTLEVEIVYEQFLATGTPSGMGFEGGFVVDEVDAYALAINLGTNPKETLVKLQATRFESSQVINLVNAAADLDIDKPDREIIRFQDVNVYASPLGCIIGTQVYPPGFVVQGKAFILDKKVEIDCRIGSEGLKLKGEIEGFTLGPLVIRGGKRADGTQGENAFIDFEITKERQCFELSGSVALWDLEAGVFVKAQIMPDPELEFNFELAWSDLIKFQVDGKLIKPEPADRELEKGGASANTGALANLEDADFQLHALMEQRILTEISEAMQKWFASAQASVDQGIEEAKRKVDEAKLEFERKCEEAKQEVKRTQAKFDAAMEAAQADLRAEEEKCRREQVENEQYILEEEKRADEHIRQAVAVLEGKKRDFQDDMDGKKRDLAQKRRDGEEAINGKIRDLQGSREKLQRDFGNAIQALESARARVNEEEWRVDRARRDYDDAVDDLDDAAWYEKPFKAFRVGVLGAELAVMKMALGAANLILDGARFIVEGVAYNIALGAVNLAEGALRAARVMWDGIIAAAQVAVDGVVAIHAAGIEIAKGAVVMAEKTALGIKQAAAATKGVLLAVQEKILEAARAVVKGVAEGIHFIAFQTALAALDFAQKNTTWVDIAKAGLDAAKAVAAAVLAAGKWLAQRLADTLNIELVELTGSLKTITKGGPFTIRVKGFILGEAFDFRATWSPRDVLGFVVGLCKELWDRFMENVLELFEASK